One part of the Tunicatimonas pelagia genome encodes these proteins:
- a CDS encoding vWA domain-containing protein, whose translation MKKNRLNKLITNTCSKKWLTSPCFIILLFALVVIGFPNPVAAQMQVQRPPEKTRMLFLLDASGSMFAEWGNSLRMDVAKNMLIDLVDSLRVDNKLELALRVYGHQFHRRYQNCEDTKLEIGFAQGNHNRIIGKLRQIQPAGVTPIAYSLEQAARDFPMDPDYRNVVIILTDGIESCGGDPCAVSLALQERQIFLKPFVIGLGIKENFEKEFACVGQYFDAKNQQEFRQVLNKILKQSLETTTVSVELLDQDKRPTETNVNVTFINNFTKAALYDFVHFRDPRGRPDSVIVDAVLSYDVVVNTIPPVARRNVTFEGGQHNVVSIQAPQGTLTLKQPGHSEYAQGVNVLVRKAGSPAIINVQPFSQTEKYLVGKYDLEVLTLPKTYFRNVSIAQSETTELSLPGPGLLNVNFVKQGIGSLYQLNKQGQQRWIMDFDNNQTRITTAIQPGKYKLVFRAKDAFGSKYTEAKDFSIKTGSTANIKFF comes from the coding sequence ATGAAAAAAAACAGACTGAATAAACTTATCACTAATACGTGTTCTAAGAAATGGCTCACCAGCCCCTGCTTCATTATTCTTCTTTTTGCACTAGTCGTTATCGGATTTCCTAATCCTGTTGCTGCCCAAATGCAAGTACAACGCCCCCCGGAAAAAACCCGGATGTTGTTTTTGTTGGATGCTTCCGGCAGTATGTTTGCCGAATGGGGCAATAGCCTACGAATGGACGTAGCCAAAAATATGCTTATTGATTTGGTAGATTCGCTGCGGGTAGATAACAAATTAGAACTAGCGCTGCGAGTATACGGCCATCAGTTTCATCGCCGATACCAGAATTGTGAGGATACTAAGTTAGAGATAGGCTTCGCCCAGGGCAACCATAACCGCATTATCGGAAAATTACGGCAGATTCAACCGGCGGGAGTTACTCCAATTGCCTATTCGCTAGAGCAAGCGGCTCGCGATTTTCCGATGGATCCCGACTACCGTAACGTGGTAATTATCCTAACCGATGGCATCGAGTCTTGCGGGGGCGATCCGTGTGCGGTTTCGCTGGCTTTGCAGGAACGACAGATATTTCTGAAACCCTTTGTTATTGGCTTGGGGATTAAAGAAAACTTTGAAAAAGAATTTGCTTGCGTAGGCCAGTACTTCGATGCCAAAAACCAGCAGGAATTCCGGCAGGTGCTGAATAAAATTCTGAAACAATCGCTGGAAACAACCACCGTGAGTGTAGAACTGCTCGATCAGGATAAACGCCCTACCGAAACCAACGTAAACGTTACATTTATCAACAACTTCACCAAGGCGGCTCTTTACGATTTTGTGCATTTCCGAGACCCACGAGGACGCCCCGATTCGGTGATTGTAGATGCGGTACTCTCCTACGATGTAGTGGTGAACACCATTCCTCCGGTAGCCCGGCGCAACGTTACCTTTGAAGGCGGGCAACACAATGTAGTTTCTATTCAGGCTCCACAGGGAACACTTACCCTGAAGCAACCCGGTCATTCAGAATACGCCCAGGGAGTGAATGTGCTCGTCCGAAAAGCCGGAAGTCCCGCTATTATTAATGTCCAGCCCTTCTCTCAGACAGAAAAGTACTTGGTGGGTAAGTACGACCTGGAAGTGCTGACTTTACCCAAAACCTACTTTCGGAACGTATCCATCGCTCAAAGTGAAACCACTGAACTGTCGTTGCCAGGCCCAGGGTTACTGAATGTGAATTTTGTCAAGCAAGGCATCGGCAGTCTGTATCAACTTAATAAGCAAGGCCAGCAACGTTGGATTATGGATTTTGATAATAACCAAACCCGCATCACCACCGCCATTCAACCCGGCAAGTATAAGCTGGTGTTCCGAGCCAAAGATGCATTTGGTAGCAAATATACCGAAGCTAAGGATTTTAGCATAAAAACTGGATCTACGGCAAATATTAAGTTCTTTTAG
- a CDS encoding DUF2157 domain-containing protein: MSLRKDLQELREAEVISADTEAQIRQYYRRKSDASGNRLFVVFGILGAILVGLGIILIIAHNWDVFPRSVKTIFAFLPLLVGQGIGVFTLLKRNNRTAWREGGAVSLFFAIGGSISLVSQIYNIPGNLSSFLFTWMLLALPLVYLLRSSVTSLLYIIGSTYYAVQMSYWSYITPPAYLYWLLLLLIVPYYYRLHRANPDSNYTYFHDLLLPLSVIICLGTVANGYGILLFVAYISLLERCCLLPRCLQYLFLFTSLGYTCP, from the coding sequence ATGAGTTTGCGTAAAGACCTACAGGAGCTACGCGAAGCCGAGGTAATATCGGCAGATACCGAAGCCCAGATACGGCAATATTATCGGCGGAAGTCCGATGCATCGGGCAATCGCCTGTTTGTAGTCTTCGGGATACTGGGAGCAATTTTAGTAGGGCTGGGTATTATCCTAATTATTGCCCATAACTGGGACGTATTCCCACGCTCAGTAAAGACTATTTTTGCCTTTCTCCCTTTACTAGTGGGGCAGGGCATTGGAGTATTTACCTTACTAAAACGTAACAATAGGACTGCCTGGAGGGAAGGAGGTGCGGTATCTTTGTTTTTTGCTATCGGGGGGAGTATCTCATTGGTCAGTCAGATTTATAATATCCCGGGCAATCTGAGTAGCTTTTTGTTCACCTGGATGTTATTAGCTCTTCCCTTGGTATATCTGCTGCGCTCATCGGTCACGTCGCTACTCTATATTATCGGCAGCACTTACTATGCTGTGCAGATGAGTTACTGGTCGTACATCACCCCACCGGCCTACCTTTATTGGTTGCTGTTGCTACTTATCGTCCCTTATTACTATCGTCTGCATCGGGCCAACCCCGATAGCAACTACACCTACTTTCACGATTTACTGCTACCTCTTTCCGTGATTATTTGCTTAGGAACAGTGGCAAATGGTTATGGTATACTGTTATTTGTCGCTTATATCAGTCTGTTAGAACGCTGTTGCCTATTGCCCCGGTGTTTGCAGTATTTATTCTTATTTACATCATTGGGTTATACTTGCCCGTAG
- a CDS encoding GDYXXLXY domain-containing protein, producing the protein MLNRKTVLLLFILLALVQLYVPAKMILNREGIIAHGTEYKFKTAPIDPYDPFRGRYITLNFEQMRVPVPDLSEWKKGDDVYAVLSTDEEGFAKFTAALKSPPNTDQDYLATQVEYVVEHAEKGLVLILPFNRYYMEEFKAPVAEQM; encoded by the coding sequence ATGCTGAATAGAAAAACAGTACTGCTGCTCTTCATTCTTCTTGCTCTGGTTCAACTCTACGTTCCGGCTAAGATGATTTTGAATCGGGAAGGGATTATTGCGCATGGTACAGAGTATAAGTTTAAAACTGCCCCTATTGACCCTTACGATCCTTTTCGAGGCCGATATATTACCCTCAACTTTGAGCAAATGCGGGTACCGGTACCAGATTTGTCTGAATGGAAGAAGGGCGATGATGTGTATGCCGTATTAAGCACCGACGAAGAAGGTTTTGCGAAATTTACTGCCGCGCTAAAATCTCCGCCAAATACTGACCAAGATTATTTAGCTACTCAAGTTGAGTATGTGGTTGAACATGCGGAAAAAGGATTGGTACTTATTTTGCCTTTCAATCGCTACTATATGGAAGAGTTTAAAGCCCCTGTGGCTGAGCAGATGTAA